The following coding sequences lie in one Flavobacterium sp. 20NA77.7 genomic window:
- a CDS encoding septal ring lytic transglycosylase RlpA family protein, with protein MKKLVYILPLLFVFFQQKDKVKTTTDAQKSGVKIVVDTIKKDTLKAVEKLEMYHKGAHASYYANRFNGRRTASGVRFSNKGLTCAHRKLPFGTKLKVTGVKTKKVVYVTVTDRGPFHKNRHIDLTKKAFDMIKPASYGGHIEVDIELVKK; from the coding sequence ATGAAAAAATTAGTATATATACTTCCATTACTTTTTGTGTTCTTTCAACAAAAGGATAAAGTAAAAACAACGACTGATGCTCAAAAATCTGGAGTGAAAATAGTTGTAGATACGATTAAAAAAGACACCTTAAAAGCAGTTGAAAAACTAGAGATGTACCATAAAGGCGCTCACGCATCTTATTATGCTAATCGATTTAATGGAAGACGTACGGCAAGTGGTGTTAGGTTTAGTAATAAAGGGCTTACTTGTGCGCATCGAAAATTGCCTTTTGGAACCAAGTTAAAAGTAACAGGAGTAAAAACAAAAAAGGTTGTTTATGTTACGGTTACTGATAGAGGACCTTTTCACAAGAATCGACACATTGACTTAACAAAAAAAGCTTTTGACATGATAAAGCCAGCGTCATATGGCGGCCACATTGAAGTGGATATTGAATTAGTTAAGAAATAA
- a CDS encoding CYTH domain-containing protein, which translates to MQEIERKFLVTSLAGISEAYAEAKIAQGYLNRNPERTVRVRIKNDKGYLTIKGKSDATGTTRFEWEKEIQLHEAEALLLLCEKGVIEKTRYAIQKGTHVFELDVFEGANKGLVVAEIELTTADENFEKPSWLGEEVTHDERYYNAYLSEKPFTEW; encoded by the coding sequence ATGCAAGAAATTGAACGAAAATTTTTAGTTACTTCTTTAGCGGGTATTTCAGAAGCATATGCTGAAGCCAAAATAGCGCAAGGGTATTTAAATCGTAATCCTGAACGCACGGTTAGAGTTCGAATAAAAAACGATAAAGGCTATTTAACCATAAAAGGAAAAAGTGACGCCACGGGCACTACTCGCTTTGAATGGGAAAAAGAAATTCAATTACATGAAGCCGAGGCCTTACTTTTGCTTTGCGAAAAAGGAGTTATTGAAAAAACACGTTATGCCATTCAAAAAGGAACACATGTGTTTGAACTGGATGTGTTTGAAGGGGCAAATAAAGGTTTGGTTGTTGCAGAAATAGAACTTACAACTGCCGACGAAAATTTTGAAAAACCAAGTTGGCTTGGAGAAGAAGTAACCCATGATGAGCGTTACTACAATGCCTATTTAAGTGAAAAGCCTTTTACGGAATGGTAA
- a CDS encoding 5-formyltetrahydrofolate cyclo-ligase has product MIKKEVRQKYKLLRQELPTDQVEEKSLAIANQVLQLDCWDKTTYHIFLPIVSQKEVNTEYILQILAGKDKNIVVSKADFETREMTHFLLTDATKIKENHYQIPEPVDGIEVPSYKIDVVFVPLLAYDGKGNRVGYGKGFYDKFLASCRPDCIKIGLSFFTPEQSVESVDLLDVKLDFCVTPDTIYRF; this is encoded by the coding sequence ATGATTAAAAAAGAAGTGAGACAAAAGTATAAATTGTTGCGACAAGAATTGCCTACAGACCAAGTAGAGGAAAAGAGTTTAGCAATTGCTAATCAAGTATTACAACTTGACTGTTGGGATAAAACCACCTACCATATTTTTTTACCCATTGTTTCGCAAAAAGAAGTTAATACAGAATATATATTGCAAATATTAGCAGGAAAAGATAAAAATATAGTGGTGTCTAAAGCCGATTTTGAAACTAGAGAAATGACACATTTTTTATTGACCGATGCTACTAAAATTAAAGAGAATCATTATCAAATTCCAGAGCCTGTTGATGGTATTGAAGTCCCAAGTTATAAGATAGACGTGGTGTTCGTCCCTTTATTAGCATATGATGGAAAAGGAAATAGAGTAGGTTATGGAAAAGGATTTTATGACAAATTTTTAGCTTCTTGCCGGCCCGATTGTATAAAAATAGGCTTGTCTTTTTTTACACCAGAACAATCCGTTGAATCGGTTGATTTATTGGATGTTAAACTTGATTTTTGTGTTACACCAGACACCATTTATCGTTTTTAA
- the dinB gene encoding DNA polymerase IV gives MEVLQRKIIHIDMDAFYASVEQHDFPELKGKPIAVGGSEVRGVVSAASYEARKFGVRSAMSGVQAARLCPTLIFVKPRFDRYKEVSKQIREIFLDYTDLVEPLSLDEAYLDVTENKKGNPSASLLAQEIRNRIFEKTGLTASAGISVNKFIAKIASDYHKPNGQKTVSPDEVETFVEQLDVKKFYGIGKVTAEKMYQLGIYTGKDLKSKTLDYLEQHFGNSGQSYYNLSRGISYSQVKPNRTIKSIGAERTFNENLSSEIYMESRLENIAHELDRRIKKYKIAAKTITLKIKYSDFTQQTRSKTLAYFIADQSLIFDTAKELLYQEKLKNSVRLLGISLSNLNTNQKKQVVVQLKFEF, from the coding sequence ATGGAAGTTTTACAACGAAAAATAATACATATTGACATGGATGCTTTTTATGCTTCTGTGGAGCAACATGATTTTCCAGAATTAAAAGGAAAACCCATTGCGGTAGGTGGAAGCGAAGTGCGAGGTGTAGTAAGCGCTGCCAGTTATGAAGCACGAAAATTTGGCGTAAGAAGCGCCATGAGTGGCGTGCAAGCTGCTCGTTTATGTCCGACATTAATTTTTGTAAAACCCCGTTTTGACAGGTATAAAGAGGTTTCAAAACAAATTAGAGAAATTTTTTTAGACTATACCGATTTAGTTGAGCCGCTTTCGCTTGACGAGGCCTATTTAGATGTTACCGAGAATAAAAAAGGCAATCCTAGTGCTTCTTTACTTGCCCAAGAAATTAGAAATAGAATTTTTGAAAAAACCGGATTAACTGCTTCAGCAGGGATTTCAGTTAATAAATTCATTGCAAAAATAGCTAGCGATTACCATAAACCCAATGGACAAAAAACGGTTTCTCCTGATGAGGTTGAAACGTTTGTTGAACAGCTTGATGTTAAAAAATTTTATGGAATAGGAAAAGTTACGGCTGAAAAAATGTACCAACTGGGCATTTACACGGGTAAAGATTTAAAAAGCAAAACACTTGACTATTTGGAACAACATTTTGGCAATAGTGGGCAGTCCTATTATAATTTATCGAGAGGGATTAGTTACAGTCAAGTAAAACCAAACAGAACGATTAAATCGATAGGTGCTGAGCGAACCTTTAATGAAAATTTATCTTCAGAAATTTATATGGAAAGCCGTTTGGAAAACATTGCCCATGAATTAGACAGACGGATAAAGAAATATAAAATTGCAGCTAAAACAATTACACTGAAAATAAAATATTCTGATTTTACACAGCAGACAAGAAGTAAAACACTCGCTTATTTTATTGCCGATCAAAGTTTAATCTTTGATACGGCTAAGGAATTATTATATCAAGAAAAATTAAAAAATTCTGTACGCTTGTTAGGCATTTCTTTGTCTAATTTAAATACCAATCAAAAAAAGCAAGTGGTGGTACAATTGAAATTTGAGTTTTAG
- the uvrC gene encoding excinuclease ABC subunit UvrC, producing the protein MTLNPVELQIQTLPDSPGVYQYYDKEGKILYVGKAKNLKKRVQSYFTKQHDNYKTAVLVKKIVHIKHIVVPTETDALLLENNLIKKLQPRYNVLLKDDKTYPWICIKKEPFPRVFSTRKMIKDGSEYFGPYTNFKTVNTLLELIKELYPLRTCNYDLSKNNVDSHKYKVCLEYHIGNCKGPCEGYESLDKYQNQIQAIREILKGNFKESLKDFKNVMTQLAVNMQFEEAQKIKEKIEILENYQAKSTILNPKITNVDVFSIVSDESMAYVNFLQISHGAIIRSHTLELKKKLDETDQELLPLAVIELRERFQLTSREIVVPFEIDLGENIKINVPKLGDKKAVLDLSERNAKYFRLDQLKQIKIVDPDRHTNRIMAQMKKDLRLSVEPRHIECFDNSNIQGTNPVSACVVFKDGKPSKKDYRHFNIKTVEGPNDFASMEEVVYRRYKRLLEENEPLPQLIIIDGGKGQLSAALKSLEQLELRGKIAIIGIAKRLEELFYPEDPVPLYLDKKSETLKTIQHLRNEAHRFGITHHRDKRSKAALQTSIETIPGIGEKTMITLLKQFKSVKRIKEATEKQISEVVGVSKAKKISDFYKNE; encoded by the coding sequence ATGACGCTTAATCCCGTAGAACTTCAAATTCAAACTTTACCCGACAGTCCGGGTGTATACCAATACTATGACAAAGAAGGTAAGATTTTATATGTAGGAAAAGCTAAAAACCTTAAAAAGAGAGTGCAATCTTATTTTACAAAACAGCATGATAACTACAAAACAGCAGTACTAGTAAAAAAAATTGTGCACATTAAACACATCGTGGTTCCTACCGAAACGGATGCGCTTTTATTAGAAAATAATTTAATCAAAAAATTACAACCTCGCTATAACGTATTATTAAAGGACGACAAAACCTATCCTTGGATTTGCATTAAAAAAGAACCATTTCCACGCGTTTTTTCGACAAGAAAAATGATTAAAGACGGTTCGGAATATTTTGGCCCTTATACAAATTTCAAAACTGTAAATACGCTTCTAGAATTAATTAAAGAACTTTACCCCCTCAGAACATGCAACTATGATTTATCAAAAAACAACGTTGATAGTCATAAATACAAAGTATGTTTAGAATACCATATAGGCAACTGCAAAGGACCTTGTGAAGGTTATGAATCATTAGACAAATATCAAAATCAAATTCAAGCGATTCGTGAAATTTTAAAAGGAAATTTTAAAGAAAGTCTTAAGGATTTTAAAAATGTAATGACACAATTAGCTGTCAATATGCAGTTTGAAGAAGCGCAAAAAATAAAAGAAAAAATAGAAATTTTAGAAAATTACCAAGCCAAATCAACTATCTTAAATCCAAAAATTACAAACGTTGACGTGTTTTCCATTGTATCAGATGAAAGCATGGCATATGTTAATTTTCTTCAAATTTCACACGGGGCCATCATCAGGTCACATACCTTAGAATTAAAGAAAAAACTTGATGAAACTGACCAAGAACTATTGCCTTTAGCGGTTATTGAATTGCGCGAACGTTTTCAGTTAACTTCAAGAGAAATAGTAGTCCCTTTTGAAATTGATTTAGGAGAAAATATAAAAATTAATGTACCTAAATTAGGGGATAAAAAAGCCGTTTTAGATTTATCTGAGCGCAATGCAAAATATTTTCGATTAGACCAATTAAAACAAATTAAAATTGTTGATCCAGACCGGCACACTAATCGCATAATGGCTCAAATGAAGAAAGATTTAAGACTTTCTGTAGAGCCAAGACACATTGAGTGTTTTGATAACTCAAACATACAAGGAACAAACCCTGTTTCGGCTTGCGTAGTTTTTAAAGACGGTAAACCAAGCAAAAAAGACTACCGCCATTTTAATATAAAAACAGTAGAAGGACCAAATGATTTTGCGTCTATGGAAGAAGTGGTTTACAGAAGATACAAGCGTCTTCTAGAAGAAAACGAGCCTTTGCCTCAGCTTATTATTATTGATGGAGGTAAAGGGCAATTGTCTGCTGCGCTAAAAAGTTTAGAACAATTAGAACTTCGAGGAAAAATAGCCATTATAGGTATTGCTAAACGCCTTGAAGAGTTGTTTTATCCCGAAGATCCTGTTCCGTTGTATTTAGACAAAAAATCAGAAACACTGAAAACTATTCAACATTTACGTAATGAAGCGCATCGATTTGGCATTACACATCATCGCGATAAAAGAAGTAAAGCCGCACTTCAAACAAGTATTGAAACCATACCTGGTATTGGAGAAAAAACAATGATTACCCTTTTAAAACAATTTAAAAGTGTAAAAAGAATTAAAGAAGCAACAGAAAAACAAATTTCTGAAGTTGTAGGTGTTTCAAAAGCCAAAAAAATTTCCGACTTTTACAAAAATGAATAA
- a CDS encoding SIMPL domain-containing protein, whose amino-acid sequence MKKLVFLILLATQFTFAQKTIQVNGLGKTSAFPNAATLTIQLEHIKPTLREAVTENQKTTEAVKNCIKKYVKDTTDIKVSLIATNKSYKWDNKTSKEVFVGFESSQKIIFTLLDLTKMQDVTEELLKTKFNKIQTVSYFNTNSEDLLKQAQDLAVKDAIDITKRLATSANIKTGSIKRMSTNSSAHEEKYSTEHNEFETYGKAMGGRGVSSSGQLIEYIVRVSLETEIND is encoded by the coding sequence ATGAAAAAACTCGTTTTCCTTATTCTTTTAGCTACGCAATTCACATTCGCCCAAAAAACCATTCAAGTGAATGGACTAGGTAAAACCTCTGCTTTTCCAAATGCAGCGACCTTAACCATACAGCTTGAACACATAAAGCCCACACTTAGAGAGGCTGTAACCGAAAATCAAAAAACAACTGAAGCAGTAAAAAATTGCATAAAAAAATACGTTAAAGACACAACTGACATAAAAGTAAGTCTCATTGCCACAAATAAATCTTACAAATGGGACAACAAAACAAGTAAAGAAGTATTTGTAGGGTTTGAATCTTCTCAAAAAATTATTTTTACCTTGTTAGATTTAACCAAAATGCAAGATGTAACGGAAGAACTTTTAAAAACAAAATTCAATAAAATTCAAACTGTTTCTTATTTTAACACTAATTCGGAAGATTTATTAAAACAAGCACAAGACCTTGCAGTTAAAGACGCTATAGACATTACAAAAAGACTGGCAACAAGTGCGAACATCAAAACAGGCAGCATCAAACGGATGAGCACAAATAGCAGTGCTCATGAAGAAAAATATTCTACTGAACACAATGAATTTGAAACCTATGGAAAAGCAATGGGCGGAAGGGGTGTTAGTTCAAGCGGCCAACTTATTGAATATATTGTTAGGGTATCATTAGAAACAGAAATTAATGACTAA